The window atgtgctctccttgtgatgtcacagtgggattctggtaaaaaaaaatcccctcccctcccctggtatctccacccatagactccacccccagactagaacaaaacttttacacaggtcggccatttttattttctctacagaggagtgatgtctacggggaaaactcagggggcggggtcattacatttaaagagacacacacaccaaaacggagcgttctgagagagctggtttatacagggtcacaaacctcctctggtgtttgattcatgttatattttgatcaaagcacagatgtttcatttagaccacagggggctgtttgaaaaggtggaggaggggactgtttgaaaaggtggaggagggctgtttgaaaaggtggaggaggactgtttgaaaaggtggaggagggggactgtttgaaaagatggaggaggactgtttgaaaaggtggaggaggggactgtttgaaaaggtggaggaggactgtttgaaaaggtggaggagggggactgtttgaaaagatggaggaggactgtttgaaaaggtggaggaggactgtttgaaaaggtggaggaggactgtttgaaaaggtggaggaggaggactgtttgaaaaggtggaggaggactgtttgaaaaggtggaggaggaggactgtttgaaaaggtggaggaggggactgtttgaaaagatggaggaggactgtttgaaaaggtggaggaggactgtttgaaaaggtggaggaggaggactgtttgaaaaggtggaggaggaggactgttagaaaaggtggaggaggggactgtttgaaaagatggaggagagtgatgatatgtcctctttaaaatatttttctgtaaGGTTGTATCATGTCccatatattgtattttatctttttgtttaaTGGTTATGTATTTAATCTTAATGTATTCGACTGGATTATGTTCAGTTGTAtcccttgttgttgttgttgttgtttatggaGTTAAAATCAGAGTTCATCTCCGGCTCCAAAAGAAGGAAACGTTTCAATCcaacagtttttgttgtttgatggaactttcttttttcctgtcaGGTTTGATGAATGAACTTTCTTTAAGTTTGTCTCTGAGCTAACCTGTCTCAACACTCCTCCCGCTCTCACCTCAAGCTGTTTACAACTGTCCTGATGACTCAGAGGACGGGAACATGTCGAGACTCTCCTGGGAACTCAGGgaataaacacagaatgaaccTGATCTCCGATCTGTATGTAAGGTCctgtgggttcgagtccgagccggccctttgctgcatgtccccccccccccccccccagactctctcctccccacacatcctgtctctcttcagccgtGCTGAAACCCTCAGAGACGGATGACCACTGTTTTTTAACTGCCTGTTTTTGCAGTGCACTGGGGATTACCCAGCAACGTATGGATCATTGAGTTATCTGTTGGACGTGATCCTGCAGAGCTCAGTGAAGACATGAAGCGTCATGTTTCAGACTCTGTCTTTGTCTGAACTTTTGATTGGTGCTGACAGAGCGTGAAACAAAGCAGCTGTGATCACTGCAGCTGATAAAGTTTCATGATTCAACAtagctaagctatgctaacctTTTAACCTCCTATAAGCTCTGAAAATGAGCTAGTCTAAACCTCTAACCTGctggttacacacacacacacaaacacacacacacacacacacacacacacacacacacacacacacacacacacacacacacacacacacacacacacacacacacaaacacacatacacacacacacacacgcacacacacacacacacacacagacacagacacacacacacagagacatctATTTTTCGGCTCACTCACCACAGCAGGACGACATCATCACAgcaagccagagagagagagagatcaacaCGTTCATCCTGGACGAGAGACAATcactgactgagagagagagagagagagcgagcgagagacagagagagagagagggcgagagcgagcgagagacagagagagagagagagaagtgggcGTGTTCTGTCACACTAGAAATGTTTACAGTGAACCTGTCAGGCTGAACTTTgggtataaaaacacaaagtgttgTTTTAAACTTCATGTTATTTGATACAGCTGGAATAAATATGACACAGGACGATCAGCAGAACACCTTGCATTGtttcatgtgatcactcaaacacctgaatgtttctctcttcactctgagcgtcatgtgatcactcaaacatctgaatgtttctctcttcactctgagcgtcatgtgatcactcaaacatctgaatgtttctctcttcactctgagcgtcatgtgatcactcaaacatctgaatgtttctctcttcactctgagtttctcctccagcctcctcgtatttattctgcagaaagtcagagtgagctgatgtgagaacacagcaggatataatcaggagaattcacctggagccagtgggaggagccagtgggagggggtggtgacctttattccctgtgatggctgcacgaccatagactgtctgcacgccacctctaccatctccgtgctctaatcaacctgctgctgcatgtttcctgttctccaggatgttcttctcctctctttagttcACACTCTGAATATGCAGACTGCTCGTTCCTCAGCTGTGTGTCGTCTGTTTGAGACGTTTAATGAAACTGATTTCACTTGTCCAGTCAGAGGTGTCAGGTCGTGGTCGACCATcaggtcgtacagtgtgagctctggTTCTGTGTTGTAAACGTTGTAATGCCCTGCCTCCTTAgactcctctccctcctgtctGCTATGTTTTACAGTGCAGTCAGCACATCTTGAAGGAAAGTGAAACCTAAACAGATCCTGACCTGCAGACAGCTCGTGTGTTTTGAGAACTTGAAGGTTTATATTTAATTCTCTCTGTACACCTGACCCGCTGTACCACTGCGTCACACTGGATACTCACAGACCACATGTTCCGTTTCTtaaaaaatgagaaacaaagaaaagagcaacAAGCGGAAAAAGGTCATCCAAAACAAATTTACAGTAATTAAAGCGACAGGTCTCAGGTTaaaggccgggtctttgtaacataacaataagtaaagtcttttacctgctttttgtaaagtttcttgagattgattgattgaatcacagacaacatgttttaaacaatCTTTTCTTACTTTAATGATCAATAAGATGTCTCGTGTATCAACATTGTTTCCTGTATTTCACAGCTCGTCCTGAAGGTGGCgctcttatttagttttgtttatcaCTTCAGGAACTGAAGAGTCTCCTCCTGCCTGACAGAACACACTGAGGCTcagggtcgggggggggggggggggggggattgacCTGCCTGGGATTCTTCCTGCTGAGAAACGCACCGtacaagatgtgtgtgtgtgtgtgtgtgtgtgtgtgtgtgtgtgtgtgtgtgtgtgtgtgtgtgtgtgtctgtgtgtgtctgtgtgtgtgtgtgtgtgtgtgtgtgtgtgtgtctgtgtgtgtctgtgtgtgtgtgtgtgtgtctgtgtgtgtgtgtgtgtgtgtgtggttgcgtgtgtgtgtctgtgtgtgtgtgtgtgtgtgtctgtgtgtgtctgtgtgtgtgtggttgcgtgtgtgtctgtgtgtgtctgtgtgtgtgtggttgcgtgtgtgtgtgtgtgtctgtgtgtgtgtgtgtgtgtgtgtggttgcgtgtgtgtgtgtgtgtctgtgtgtgtctgtgtgtgtgtggttgcgtgtgtgtgtgtgtgtctgtgtgtgtgtgtgtgtgtgtgtgtgtgtgtgtgtctgtgtgtgtgtggttgcgtgtgtgtgtgtgtgtgtgtgtgtgtgtgtgtgtatgtgtgtgtgtgtgtgtgtgtgtgtctgtctgtgtgtgtgtgtctgtgtgtgtgtgtgtgtcgttgcTATGGTTACCTGCAGCTTCAGGTGTGCCCTTCTTAGCAGCCAATCAAGGAGCAGGactttctgttgccatggtgataaTGATTAATCTTCTtcttgatgatgtcactgatggTCTTGTGACATCATGATGCCGCGCCGATTTCTATcaggaacattaaaacatcaaacTGGACACGTCGCCATGGTAACCGGGGAGCGGCAGGGAAAACGGCTGAATCTGATTGGCCGTCGTCATGGCCGTGGGAATGAGGCCGAGCTGTGACTTCTGACCTCACTCTGCATAtaacatgtttctctttaactcGGGGTCGAAGGTGTCGCGGCTGTTTGTGTAGCAGCAGGGGGGTTCAAGCTGAGGACTTAGGACCCTCCAGGGGACCTTTAAGTCTTTTCAAGGACTGAAGTCcccatgttttaatgtttgacaTCATGTGAGTCAAACTGAGGGTCAGGGTTCCTCAGGGGGTCACGAGATGATGACCTTTTCCAATGTCTGAGGaaagagcgtttgcagcagcacgCCGCTCAGAGCGCTCCGAGTTGAAAatcgttcaacttttcagaaaggcgctgttaaTGTCACtggcgctcttttcaaaataaaatatatttcccATATTTTTCCACCTGAGACTCGTGTCTTGTACCTACATCCTCCTCGCGCCGCGTCTGATTGGGAAATAATTATCTCAGATATCAAACATGCCGTAAAAAGCAACGGAGCTGCGGTGGTCATatacagactgttgtcatggagacaggaaggaagtgcagctttacagaaaataaacacagagtgAGTTTGTCATCCGGGGTGGGAGTGACTTTAACAGAATGAAGTCGTTTATTTTGTGTTCTGCAGGTTTGAGGAATCAAGACTCAGAGGAAACATCAGAGTTCAGTCCTGCAGAGCGGAGGTCcgacagcgccctctgctgttcACTCTGAACCAGTACGTCCAGTCACTGTTTCCTGGTTcctggtgtgtgagtgtgtgtgtgtgtatgtgtgtgcgtgtgtgtgtgtgtgtttccatggaGACGGTCAGATCAGTTTAATGAATGATGGGACAATAAGGAAGTGGACTCTGATCTCAGGTGTTGTTGAAACTCAGGCAGACACTGAATCTCTGCTGAGGAACCTGAaccacctgaggaacacacctggaCCTGCAGAGTTCTCCTAAACACACCTGGACCTGCAGAGTTCTCCTGAACACACCTGGACCTGCAGAGTTCTCCTAAACACACCTAGACCTGTCGAGTTCTCCTGAACACACCTGGACCTGTCGAGTTCTCCTGAACACACCTGGACCTGCAGAGTTCTCCTAAACACACCTAGACCTGTCGAGTTCTCCTGAACACACCTGGACCTGCCGAGTTCTCCTAAACACACCTGGACCTGCAGAGTTCTCCTAAACACACCTGGACCTGCAGAGTTCTCCTAAACACACCTGGACCTGCCAAGCTCTCCTGTACAGACTGCTGAGTTCTGGGACAGGTGATACGAGGAGGTGCAGGTTTCTGAAGATGAAGCTGCATGTGAAGATTCAGCTGCTGACATTCAGCTCTGAAGTTTTAAACTTCATCTTCCTGGTAAgatcagaaaataaacaatcagATGTTTATTTACTTCATGATGAAGTCAGAGTGGTTAAATAATGAATAGAGATATTCAGATAGAATATTTTTGAAGTTTGTCTTCAGGAGCGGGAGATGAAACCTCACAGGAAGGAGATGATGTTAAAGACGAACCCGTCAGAGCAGCTTCATTCAGAAACATGTGACTcagttaaaggtccaatcagtgagctgtgtagagagtgagatgataaaggtatcttactctctgatcattaaggaaacatgctatgttgaagtgctggcttctctgacaacaatgcagcagccagtatgtcctccttctaactttagattctgctcctgaatgctctggatttgtttggaccagagaaggtagaagcttttaagaccccccgcacacggccgttttggacgcccctctgtttgtcagatatgagagcagttatcaggtcaacaggtgttgcagcgatggaagcggtcaagagaagtggttcagatagaagtgattgtacccgacctaaaaagcctctgcatgtttctaataagctccacgagcagaaacgtgctcaaactaggatcaatattggagatgcttttgaaaaatggagagaggttagaacacagaaaggtttacagacccatgcagagctggataaacactgaagcttcagagtccaccacatggtgacctgagagAGCATCCACTCtgatgatgtttagaatttagattgcagtacccattttaaacactagggggttacaccagagttacatactgctccttttaaaaaacagaagccAGCAGAAATAAGGACAACAATTCAAGAGTCATAAAATAATCTAATTtaagaataataaaatgtaCTTATATCTGATAAAGCTTAACATATGTTAAGGACTGTTTTTTTGGAACTGgattgacctctgacctttctgCAGGCTCTGGGTCTGAGCGTGTTCTTGTGTGGACTGTGGATCCTGTTCGACATAAGGAACCTGCTGACTGCCCGCCCCTCAGGTAGCACTGCTGCAGATCATGTTGAAAGGGACAGCaggttagcctagcttagcataatcACTGCAATCAGAGGGAAAGTGTTAGCCTAGCTCCATCTAGGCTAACACAGCAGCTGTGGTTCACTGTCCAGAGAGGATCTCTACAGAGGTAAACAGGGTCATATCTCCAggctgtgggggaggggccCAAAGTTAGATCTATTcactgtgttattgtgtgtgtgtgtgtgtgtgtgtgtgtcttcagatgAGCTGCGTACCGTGGGGGCGGGGCTGATGATTATGGGTGGCGTGGTGGGCGTGGTCAGTGTGGTTGGATTTGTCTCAGctgttaaagaaaacaaaatcctgCTGCTAACGGTGAGTCACACCCTctgtaaataaagactttattattattatgaactgtgaaataaacactttctcttcctcctgctcctcctcctcctcctcctcctcctcttcctcctcctcctcctcctcttcctcctcctcttctcctcctcctcctcttcctcctcctcctcctcttctcctcttcctcctcctcctcctctcctcctcctcctcttctcctcctcctcctcctcttcctcctcctcctcctcctcctcctcctcctcctcctcttctcctcctcctcctcctcttcctcctcctcctcctcttctcctcttcctcctcctcctctcctcctcctcctcttctcctccccctcctcctcttctcctcctcctcctcttctcttcctcctcctcctcttctcctcctcctcctcttctcttcctcctcctcctcctcctcctcctcctcttcctcttcctcctcctgctcctccccctcctcctcctcctcctcctcttcctcctcctcctcctcctcttcctcctcctcttctcctcctcctcctcttcctcctcctcctcctcttctcctcttcctcctcctcctcctctcctcctcctcctcttctcctcctcctcctcctcttcctcctcctcctcctcctcctctcctcctcctcctcttctcctcctcctcctcctcttcctcctcctcctcctcttctcctcttcctcctcctcctcctctcctcctcctcctcttctcctccccctcctcctcttctcctcctcctcctcttctcttcctcctcctcctcttctcctcctcctcctcttctcttcctcctcctcctcttctcctcctcctcctcttctcttcctcctcctcctctctctcctcctcctcctcctcctcctcctcctcctcttcctcttcctcctcctgctcctccccctcctcctcctcctcctcctcctcagtacCAGGGCTTCCTCATCGTCCTCGTCTTCGGTCAGCTCTTCATCACTCTGCTGTTGCTCCTGAACAAAGGCAAGGTGAGGAAGGTGAAAACATGAAGACGTTTCTCAAACTCTCTGAGAAGTCGCCTTTCCTCTCAAAATATAGAAACCACATTCTGAGTTTGCAGTTAGCAACATACTAAAATACATACGGGTCACGCGACGTACTTCAAAGCTAGCATCGAGCTAACGCGGCCGACGGTCCGTACGTCCGgttatgtattcatttaaatatgaacAGCTGGTGAGGAGGGAGGGTTAGTATTACCAGAGCGCTCCCGTTTCATTCTTAAAAATTCTGGCTGTTCAAGTAAACACACTCTGATTTCAGATCACAGTCAGTGTGAAGGCCTTCTGTGTGTGATCCTGAGCGGGACTCTAacctcctgctgtgtttcaTGAACAGATTGAGAAGAAGGTGGACGTGGACAACACGCTGGACCACCTGATCGTCCACtacagaggagacacagagagtcAGGACACGCTGGTGGACAACATCCAGCACTACGTGAGTCCACGTTTTGTCacttctttgactaaattaataaaataaaggatGATCATTTTATCTGCTTAATAAAACATCGGCAGGAGATGTGCTGCGGCGTCATGGGcccttctgattggctgaagaaCTTGTTCCTCAAGAACCTGACCGATCTGGATTCACTCCCATGTTCATGTTTCAACTTCAGCCGAAACTCCACAAGGTGGTGCTACAAGCAACCGGATAACGTAATGTACagagaggtacacacacacacacacacacacacacgcacacacagacacacacacacacacacacacacagacacagacacagacagagacacacacacacacacacacacacacagacacacacacacacacacacacacacacagacacacacacacacacacacacacacacacacacacacacagacacacacacacacacagacacacacacacacacacacacacacacacacacacacacacagacacacacacagacacacacagacacacacacacgcacacacagacgcacacacacacacacacacacacagacacacacacacgcacacacagacacacacacacacacacacagacacacacacagacacacacagacacacacacacgcacacacagacacacacagacacacacacagacacacacagacacacacacacacacacacacacacacacacacacacacacacacagacacacacacacacacacagacacacacacgcacacacacgcacacacacacacacacacacacagacacacacacacacacacacagacagacacacacacacacacacacacacacacacagacacacacacacacacacagacacacacacagacacacacacagacacacacagacacacacacacgcacacacagacgcacacacagacgcacacacagacacacacacacacacacacacacacagacacacacacacacagacacacacacgcacacacacgcacacacacacgcacacacagacgcacacacagacgcacacacagacacacacacacacacacacacacagacacacacacagacacacacacacacacacacacacacacacacatacacacacacacacacacacacacacagacacacacacacacacacacacacacatacacacacgcacagacacgcacacacacagacacacacacacacacacacacacagacacacacacacacacacacacacacacacacacatacacacacacacagacacacatacacacacacacacacacacacacacacacacacacacagacacacacacacagacacacatacacacacacacacacacacagacacacacacacacacacacacacacacacacacacacatacacacacacacagacacacatacacacacacacacacacacacacacatttatgttgCTTGATCTTGTTCGATCTCTTTAATAAGAAGTTCCTAATAGAAAAAATTTGGATGTTATTAATGAATCTTAATATCTACAATTTGTCTGAATGTTTAATatcccttttttatttaatcttctGGAACATTTGTTATCTATTCTTTTGTTATGAAAAGTTAATTATGTTGTATTTACGTTATTCTTTTCTATTGTGTTACGCTGTTATGTTTAATATTGGTCCTTTATATTATATTAGTATACATGTGTTAAACATTGTTATATTGACAGATATATATATTGATAGAAgtactttcatgtttttaatgttttatgtgTTGGGTTTTGTCATGCTAGGTCTGAGGTGAataatttttgtgtgtgtttcttaacCAGGGTTGCAaagagaagacacacacacacacacacacacacacacacacacacagacacacacacagacacacacagacacacacacacgcacacacagacgcacacacacacacacacagacacacacacagacacacacacacacacacacacacacacacacacacacacacacagacacacacacacacacacagacacacacacgcacacacacgcacacacacgcacacacacacacagacacacacacacacacacacacacagacacacacacagacacacacacacacacacacacagacacacacacagacacacacacagacacacacacagacacacacagacacacacacacgcacacacagacgcacacacagacgcacacacagacacacacacagacacacacacacacacacacacacacacacacacatacacacacacacacacacacacacacagacacacacacacacacacacacacacacatacacacacgcacagacacgcacacacacagacacacacacacacacacacacacacagacacacacacacacacacacacacacacacacacacagacacacatacacacacacacacacacacacacacacacacacacacacacacatacacacacacacagacacacatacacacacacacacacacacagacacacacacacacacacacacacacacacacacacacacatacacacacacacagacacacatacacacacacacacacacacacacacatttatgttgCTTGATCTTGTTCGATCTCTTTAATAAGAAGTTCCTAATAGAAAAAATTTGGATGTTATTAATGAATCTTAATATCTACAATTTGTCTGAATGTTTAATatcccttttttatttaatcttctGGAACATTTGTTATCTATTCTTTTGTTATGAAAAGTTAATTATGTTGTATTTACGTTATTCTTTTCTATTGTGTTACGCTGTTATGTTTAATATTGGTCCTTTATATTATATTAGTATACATGTGTTAAACATTGTTATATTGACAGATATATATATTGATAGAAgtactttcatgtttttaatgttttatgtgTTGGGTTTTGTCATGCTAGGTCTGAGGTGAataatttttgtgtgtgtttcttaacCAGGGTTGCAAAGAGAAGGTCAAATATTGGCTGCAGGAAAACATTAACACCATCACGGGCATGGTCGTCGGTCTCATGTTTATCCAGGTAAACTGACATCCTGTGCTGTAACGAGCTGAACAGCCTCCGAGGGGCGCTAACTAGCCCTTAGTGTTGTCTGTGTATCCTTTCAGCGCTCAGAGAGATTTTATTCACCTaaattttctcttttcttcgtttgtttctgcagatggTTCTGTTTGTCCTCATGGTGTCTCTGTACTACGCGATCAAAAGCAAAGctgctttgaaaataaatcCTCCAACGGAcactgaccacgcccccctggACCCCTCCCCGAAGACGACCTGATTAATGGAGAGCAGAACTACAGTTACATAGATCCTGATGATGGCTACATTGACCCTGCCCACCCAGCACATCTCCATGAATAGCCAGAGCCTGTAGAGCCCGCACACTTTTTATACGAACAGTTAATGAATCAATAAAATCTGTAAATTTAAACAAATGGAGCAGGATCAAACCGTTGGTACAGCATTTATGGTTCTATGGGGGCTTGTGAATGACGTTTTTTACTGTTTTGCTTGCAAAAAGCTTCAATGCAAAGTATTTTTAACTGCAttggctctgtttgtgtgtgtgcctgtgagtccaTGCGGGTGAGGAAACCCCTTGCCAGATTTGGTATCCAATCACTATGAATTAAAGTTTGAGGACGCTGAAAAGACCGGTGTCAGATTCCCCACATTACTTGAACAGGAGGAGAGGTTGCAGTATGAAGATACACCATGTCTTTCTTATCCGGGACCGTGTGGGGACGACAAGGAAGAGAAATTGTTAACAAAAAATGACTTTCTGAAAACATCGTTTCACGCTTCTACTACTTCGAAACAGAGTTTGGCTAAAGGTTAACAgcaacagactacagcaggctgtcacgttagcagaccataacattagcagactgtaacattagcaggctgtcatgttagcagaccataacattagcagaccgtaatgttagcagactgtaaagttagcaggctgtcacgttagcagaccataacattagcagaccgtaatgttagcagactgtaaagttagcagactgtcacgt is drawn from Labrus bergylta chromosome 8, fLabBer1.1, whole genome shotgun sequence and contains these coding sequences:
- the si:ch73-139j3.4 gene encoding CD82 antigen, which produces MKLHVKIQLLTFSSEVLNFIFLALGLSVFLCGLWILFDIRNLLTARPSDELRTVGAGLMIMGGVVGVVSVVGFVSAVKENKILLLTYQGFLIVLVFGQLFITLLLLLNKGKIEKKVDVDNTLDHLIVHYRGDTESQDTLVDNIQHYEMCCGVMGPSDWLKNLFLKNLTDLDSLPCSCFNFSRNSTRWCYKQPDNVMYREGCKEKVKYWLQENINTITGMVVGLMFIQMVLFVLMVSLYYAIKSKAALKINPPTDTDHAPLDPSPKTT